A genomic stretch from Ureibacillus composti includes:
- a CDS encoding cation:dicarboxylase symporter family transporter yields MKFKLSLATQIIIGLILGIAVGGIFYGSETLQGILQPFGDLFLRLIKLIVVPIVLSSIIVAIAGVGDLKSVGKLGGKSLAYFIGMTLIAIAIGLVSANLFQPGAGINMENLAQSDISSYVDTSEQQEGKSIAETLLHIVPTNPFSAMVEGDMLAIIFFAVVLGLGIAAIGERGKTALSFFEGISHAMFYVTNLFMKYAPIGVFALIGVTISKYGFTSLIPLAKLAITVYGTMIFFVIVVLGIVAKIIGYSIFKLIKVIKEELILAFSTSSSETVLPRIMDKMEKVGAPKHISTFVIPTGYSFNLDGSVLYQAIAALFVAQMYGIHLSIGQQIMLMLVLMVTSKGMAGVPGVSFVVLLATFGTMGLPAEGLMFIIGIDRILDMGRTVVNVVGNSIAALVIAKWEGQLNLNTDVENTQKA; encoded by the coding sequence TATGGTAGTGAAACACTACAAGGTATTTTACAACCATTTGGTGATCTTTTCCTACGATTAATTAAATTAATTGTTGTACCAATTGTACTTTCTAGTATCATTGTTGCAATTGCTGGTGTTGGTGATTTAAAATCAGTTGGTAAACTGGGTGGAAAATCATTAGCATATTTTATCGGTATGACATTAATAGCAATTGCTATCGGACTTGTTTCTGCAAATTTATTCCAGCCTGGAGCAGGAATAAATATGGAGAATTTAGCTCAAAGTGATATTTCTAGTTATGTTGATACTTCAGAACAGCAAGAAGGGAAATCTATTGCAGAAACCCTTTTACACATAGTTCCGACTAATCCATTCAGTGCAATGGTCGAAGGGGATATGTTAGCAATCATTTTCTTCGCGGTTGTTCTTGGCCTTGGAATCGCTGCTATTGGAGAAAGAGGAAAAACAGCTTTAAGTTTCTTTGAAGGTATCTCACATGCAATGTTCTATGTGACTAACCTATTTATGAAATATGCACCAATTGGTGTTTTTGCTTTAATCGGTGTAACAATTTCAAAATACGGGTTTACTTCACTAATTCCATTAGCGAAATTAGCAATAACTGTATATGGAACGATGATTTTCTTTGTTATTGTTGTTTTAGGGATTGTGGCCAAAATCATTGGTTACAGTATCTTTAAATTAATTAAAGTAATTAAAGAAGAGTTAATTTTAGCATTCTCTACTTCAAGTTCAGAAACTGTACTTCCAAGAATTATGGACAAGATGGAAAAGGTAGGGGCACCAAAACATATTTCAACATTCGTAATTCCGACAGGTTATTCATTTAATTTAGATGGTTCAGTTTTATACCAAGCGATTGCAGCATTATTCGTTGCTCAAATGTATGGCATTCACTTAAGTATCGGTCAACAAATTATGTTAATGTTAGTGTTAATGGTAACTTCAAAAGGTATGGCAGGTGTGCCAGGAGTATCCTTCGTAGTCCTTTTAGCTACATTCGGGACAATGGGCTTACCAGCAGAGGGTCTAATGTTTATCATCGGAATTGACCGTATTCTAGATATGGGTCGTACAGTAGTTAACGTAGTAGGTAACTCTATAGCAGCCCTTGTTATTGCTAAATGGGAAGGTCAATTAAACCTTAATACGGATGTAGAAAACACTCAAAAAGCTTAA